A genomic region of Enterococcus sp. 12C11_DIV0727 contains the following coding sequences:
- a CDS encoding antirestriction protein ArdA, which yields MEMQVYIANLGKYNEGELVGAWFTPPIDFEDMKERIGLNDEYEEYAIHDYEAPFDIGEYTSIDEINRLYEMVEEIEGSPIYDELKEIQGMWFNSLEELLENKDDIICYSDCDSMEDVAYGYVEEGHFVEIPERLWIYLDYKAIARDLEINGNFLVTSHGVFEYVN from the coding sequence ATGGAAATGCAAGTCTATATTGCCAATTTAGGCAAATACAATGAGGGTGAACTCGTCGGTGCTTGGTTCACCCCTCCTATTGATTTTGAAGATATGAAAGAACGTATTGGTTTGAATGATGAATACGAAGAATATGCCATACATGATTATGAAGCACCCTTTGATATTGGTGAATATACCTCAATTGATGAAATCAACCGCTTATATGAAATGGTGGAAGAAATCGAGGGTTCGCCAATTTATGATGAACTCAAAGAGATTCAAGGCATGTGGTTTAATTCCTTAGAAGAATTATTGGAAAACAAAGACGATATTATCTGTTATAGCGATTGTGATTCTATGGAAGATGTGGCTTATGGATATGTAGAAGAGGGACATTTTGTTGAAATACCAGAACGGCTTTGGATTTATCTTGATTACAAAGCTATTGCAAGAGACTTAGAGATAAATGGAAATTTTCTGGTAACCTCTCATGGTGTATTTGAATATGTCAATTAG